The Alnus glutinosa chromosome 8, dhAlnGlut1.1, whole genome shotgun sequence DNA segment CAAGGCAAACACACTGAAGGACGGTTATGCGAAAGTGTGTGCTACCAGCCAAtgtggccttcacctagggaagctCCCAACCCGGtacggctctcccctgtgacgacaggatgggcTCATAGTTGTCTTTTGTGACAAGccaaacgtgcgccgctcatggtTAATTAGCGGATATTGGACCAAGGGTGGATAAAACTTACACGCTgcataaatgattcatgcaccATTCATGCTACATTTGATCTAATTATATGTcatttaactgtttctttatTTGCTAAATTATTTGAGCTTTATTTAGAATTCTTGAAAAATATCATGCTCTTGTTTGTTGTGCTTttcttactgagttgtcgaactcacccctttttttcccaaatcttttcagatgacactGTAGATCGGAGTCTTTTCTTTATGGATGGCATAAATCCCACCCTtaagagcaatagatcgatAAAGACCGGcctaacttttgtattgtacatATTTATTTTGACTTCCTAGAATTATGATGTAATAACTAAagaattactatatatatatatataatgaaatatagccATGTGATAATCCTGGGAAAATGTGTACATGTTTTAAATCATAAGAATGTTTTATAGTTCAAGTTCGCGTTCTCCTTATATCTCAAAATGGGGGCGTGACATTATACTAGCCTATACAAGTCAAGTCAAGTTTATACAAGTTCGGCTCAATTTATAAACGAGCttaaatttttgttgaaaatctcaAGTTTCTCATGAATGGAACCATTATCATTGTAGCCAGTGAACTTGATGTTGAGGAAGAATGCATCATGCAAGATTGGTTCACTAGCGGCCGAGCATCTTATGTCAAAAGGACCAACGATTTTGACCAACGACGATGAAGGAGGAGTAGGAGTAGGAGCTAATTTGGACGGAATCGAATGATTGATAGAAATACCGGGAAGATAGTTTGGCAAGCAAGATCTTCTACTGGAAATGAAGCTATCTTCTACAGGAGTAATTTCGTCGGATAGGTTGGAGTGAGGGAGCCCAGTAATGTCTGTATATATGCCGGATTGGTGCCAGGATCAATGGCAAAATTCAGTTAATAAATGAACCAAGCCCAAGCCAAGCCCGAGCCTGTTCGCAAGCGGCTTTATTCATTTACAACCCTACTGCGTGAGGTTTTAGCTTTCAACTCATAAATCTACCATGTAGAGGTTCTTGTTTATGTAATTTGCACGCCTTTGTTGTCACCATCATAAGAGGCTAGAGGAAGAAGGTAGGTGGGGGGATTTTACGATCTTAAGTATCCTATATGGATTAGTACAATCTTAACCAAGTGTATATAAGTTATTAGGCATCTTTTCCTTGCAAGGCGATTTTCAACGGTGAAATCTACTTACGGTTTAGTATCATTTGATATTAGAACCAAACACCTTGTCACAAGTTCGAGTCACGAAGAGGGGTGACCTATGGGATATAATGGGTCATTGTGGATGTCGACTACAAAACGTGTGATACTTATGATTCTAAGTGTCCTACATGgcttaagtacaattttaattatgtgtatAGCTTTTGAACGCCTTCTCTTTGCAAACCGGTTTTCAAAGGTAAGGTCTACCTAAAGTTTCGTATCATGGAACATTTACCAATGGTTTGATGATGATACTTGATGGAGAATTGGTTGAAAACAAGATGAGTTGAATTATGGATAAATGTAatcatttttattgaaacacTGGTGCCAAAGCTTCGCACTAGAATGGCTGTTGCCACATGAGCATTCTCCATATGAGACATTTCTTGGACAAATATCAATTGTCGAACTTATTGATGACTTGGCCAGACACATATTCATCTATTACTATGCTTTGATCCTTTCCCTTCGTGGAAACATGTTCTTCTGGTTATTCACTTCCGATTGTAAAAATTTTTGTAACCCTTTTGTCTGCTAACCATATAAAAGTTTGTTTTCTCTTCAAAGTCATTgacctttcttttttatttttatattttcgtTAGCAGGTTATGGAGATAAAAAGTTTGAACAACATGATATACTCAAAGGAGAGGTTGTTAATCCCTATAAGCAATCCTGATATTCTTGTAAATGGGACATGCTACATGGAGCTAGATAGCTATGCGAAAAGGGAAGTGGCAGTGTTGTATCTTGAAGGTGGTCCTGATAGAAAGTCTAGCCATTTGCTGAAGAAGATGACTTCTGAACAAGGGAAGAGGATGGTTCTTGATTCGTTGGAGAGAAGCATGCAAGTTGATGATGGGACTGCCCAATATTACTTGTCTATTTCTAATGGCGATCCTCTGGCTGCACTCCCTGAATTTTCCGAGGACCTTAGGTGGGAGAGGCAAGAGGGCTTGGCCTAGTTTTTCAAATACTGTCCAGCTTAGCTACTTGGGACTTGGAAGCACATTATAAACTGTGAAGATTGGCCAAGACATTATGAATATGGCTCTCCGTTGTCCAGGCGTTCTCCTTGAACGTGTTTATGCTCTTTAGCTTCTATAGAAAGTTTACTACTGCTAATCCGTCCTCAGTTGATCGTTGTCCTCTCTAAAGCACAGGGGAATCGAGTTTTCTTCATTTCGTCCTGGGTACCCTTTCGATGATGTAAGTTAGTGACGCTTaacaaaatatgacattttgtcTTATAATGGTACATGTTTTGTGTATGATTCTGCCTACTGAATGTGTATAGCAGTGATTGTATTTATAATTGTAAAACGTGATCTCCTTTACAAGTGGATGTACATGATTCAATTTACAGATGACTTTATGTTTGAATTACAAATGACTTAAGATAAGATATCCTATCTGCTATACATTATCCTTGTCTGAGTTGTTGAGCTTCTTGTTATCCTTGAGTTTGCTGTTATCCTCTTCAGGCTCTTCTAATCCACTACTACGCCCCCTCTAACTTGACGGTGAGGAACAAACGTCGTTGAAGCTGGATTCTAAGAATGAAAGTTGTTTAGACACGAGAGGCTTTGTAAGAACATCAACATGTTGATCCTTACTAGACAGGAAACATATATCTAATGCCTCGTAGGGGCCCGATGAACCGTTGATCCCCAAGCCGACGGTTGGTCACCAGGGGGACATACAACCTCAGATACTTTTGGCCGTTACTAGCCGAAGGGGCTCAATCTGAGGGCGCTTCAACCAATGATACCTAAGGGGGTTACATAACCGACATAGTACATATATGCAAAGTCGGTTATACAAGAAAAATGTTTTGCCCCAAAATTTTTTTGCCTATTCTTAATTCGGCGTCCTAGAAGAAAAGATTAATcttataaattaaagaatatgaTAGGTGAGGGGAACTTAGGAAAGATCTCCAGAAAGATCTACCATCTTCCATGTCAAACCTTTGACTTCTGACACCTTCAAGATCTAGCCTACTTGCCTTATTTAGAACCGCCCCTATAAAGGAGATCAAAGGCCTAAGTCTAAGGTACACATACAATtcaccctaattttttttagcctCCTATCCTTCACAAAATTAtcccactgacttaggcatcggagtatTGCCTGCCAATATCGCTCAGCGAGTCACTTGATAGACATTTTTATTTGGATTCAAGTGGTGCGGTCAACTGTATCAACAATTAGTATGGATTTacgaataaataaaatatataaacgacgacaatattttctttatataaaaagtaaataagtTAATCGGGCAGTTCATGAACGAACTCgaactcatttaaaaaataaataaagtagtttgaattaattatttagttCAATAATAAGCTCGAGCTTAGCTCgtgttgaaaaatattaaataaatcaatttaaaaaaaaaaaaaaaaaaaaacttagctTGGCATAGCTCGATTACGCTCCCAATTGTGGGGGGTTGCTAAGTATGTCTAGGAATcctatgaaaaaagaaaatgaaattatatGAGGCTTTTGGATAAGTATAAGGTTTAGTTGATATATGCTTCTTATCCATGGTGAATAAAAACGACTATGCCTGAAAATACTCTCAAGGAGATGAAATTGTCGTTATATTATATGTGAAAGGGAATTAATTGTCGTTATGTGTTGAAAACtaaattcaattaaaatatttaaatttaaattaattgtaTTTCACTTTCTTGGCTTCTTTAATTAGTCTTTGGGTTTTCTGTTATGTCAATATTCGATCTGGTAATCAATTTTTCAAGTGCTTAATAAGTTTGTTCTTCTCTTACGGTAGCAATTATTTTCCTAGAATCACATTTTGTTTTACAGGAAATAGGAATTAAATTACCATAGTCGCCCATTCATTCAGAAGGAAAAATCACAAACattcttcacttttttattattattattattattattattattttttttttttttatgttcaatGTCTATCTACATAGCATGATGAGCatctataatttatttattttttattttttcttgagcGACTAATCAAGGGAGGGGTTGCTAATCCctataaaaagataataaaataagtaTACGAACAGGTAAAATAAGTTGCAATGCTGGGTAGCAAAGCTACCATGTTCTCCCTCGTCAAATTtaacaataaaaatcaacccaaataataataatataaaaaaggtAAGAAAAAAGAGTTAATTATTAAATGGCAACACTGAAAAGATATTTCTGATTAATAATCAAACAATTTTCCTTGtagtttttttataaattggatACAAGTCGTAAAAACAAAGACACAACTCAACTAAGCACCATTGGTGAAGACAGAAATTACATTCGACACATTCTAAAGTCAAATCATCACAAGAATGACTACATTGATTAAATGGAGGATGAGCGCCCTTGCTTTTGTCAACAAAAGTGAGGGGATGTATGTGCATGAAAAACTTATAAGTCTTCCCAAACTTGATATTAGGATGCTCTCCAAGAATGCATTTATCTGCACAATAGTAGAACCAATGCATTGGATTTCGTGGTTTTTCACAAATATCACAATAATACTCATGATCAGGATCATCTTCACTTTTATAACAAAGTGTGAACGATTGTTCATATGATCTGTATCTTATGGTTATGATAGTCGGTAGTGTAGCGCATTTGAAATCCATAGTAAATTCACAATTATCAGTGTAAGCGCAACGAAAGATTATTCCGTCATTATCACAAGAACTGCACTTCTCACGATTTGATGTGTTGAGGAGAATAAGTTGGTGTTAATCATGACCTTCATGGTTCATGATGTCAGATCTCAAACTGCATTGGACATCAAGGTTGAAGTTGCATTTGTCACAACAGTAGACGAAGCCATTACAAGGGTGTCTACAAGCATCAcaataaaaaaacttataaacATTAGGTGACTCTGTGAAGAGAATGAGGGGGTGTTGATGAAGTGGGTGTGACTTTTTCCTAGGTAGTTCAACACAAGATTTGTGAAGAAAGAATTTGCATGGAGTACATGTGTAAAACGGAGGTGAGATAGGCCACATACACCCGTCACATTTTTCATCATTCTCAAGTTGCTCATCAATAAGCTTCAAGTCATGCTTGTGACTAACATATGGTAATGAATCAATGGATTCCTCAAGCCCCGAATCTTCGAATTTTAGCAAACTTGTTGATTCAATACGCTCCCATTGTTGCCCTTGCATATCTATATTTGCAGCACATTGAAGATGGGTAACAAAATCACAAGTAGAGCAATAATAAACCATGTGGTTTGTGCTCACATTTTTAACACAGAGTAGGCAAAGTCGATGGTCGGATTGATTGATGTGAGGCTTGAGGGATTTGGTGAGGTGAAGAGGGTGTCTGTGACGGATTTGTTTGACAAGCGATGGGTAGGAAGTACATTCTTCTGTGTGGACCAATAATGGGCAGATAGCACATAAGTAAAACATGTCGTTGCCTTCTTTCCCACAGGCGTCGCAAGTGAAACAGTTAGATCTCCGCACCAGGGTCAATGGGTGTTCATGATGAATTTCAGTTTGGATGGTGAGTGGTAGAGAAGCACATCTACATTCAAGGCTAAAATTACAGTAAGAACAATGGTATCAGAACCCCTGTATATTCTCTCTATTGCAACCGTCACATTTGCTTTTCCCCTTGAACAAATTCCAATGAGTGAGAAGGAGGGGTTGTTTGGGGTGCAACGGGTGCTTCAACTCACGGGGTAATTCTGCACATGATTTATGAATCATGAACTTGCAGCGGTTGCAAATGTAATTAGGGCCTAGTATTCTTTCCCAGAACACATCGCAATATGAACTTCCATAATCCTCATATGTCTCTTCATTGAAGATCAACGGATGGTCGTGGAGGAAATGTCGAAGCTCCCCTTCTCTCTCCATTTCCCTCTCTATTACACGGAACTATTTCTGTACAAGGGAACTCTATAATTAGTAATAaggatagattttttttttttttttgataaatgacTTAATTTGTTTATCCTAAATGAAGTAAGTAATTTGTacaccaaaatttaaaattagccCCTCTAGCTTCTTCCCTATCTATTTGGATAGTGGGAAATATCCaccactttaattttttttttttctattttattttgttgttcacttatatatatatatatattcaaaactaAAATTAGGTGAGGGGAGAAAACCTATTTTATTCTACTGTTCACTTAATCTTGTTCAAttcattattaaaaacaaaaaacaaaagaaagaaagatagacagatagaatataataataacaCATATTATaacatcacacacacacatatatatatatatatactagaaaagaaataatgttGGCAGAACAAAATAATACAACTGAAAATAAGAGATATCagtagaaaaaagaagagagtgTAGTACTTACTATAGAGAGCTTCAAGCTTGTTGTGATCACAAAGACCTTTTACCCCTTTAATTTGGTACAAGAAAATACAACTACGACAGAGGTGGTTTATAAAGaatttcatttcttcttttcttttttatatgctCATTTATTCTCTTCCTTTATCCTTATCTTTGTTTTCaccctattctttttttttattctccctcttttgtatatatatatatatatatttacgctcctttattttattctctgcTTTATCCTTTTCTTCATTTCTGGACATTCTTTTCTTAGGAGTTGATATCAATTGTCGGCTTGATCACCATAATTAAGAGCTAATAATATTGAAGGTTAGCGGGTTATATAAATTTCTTCAATAACAATgaggttatatatattttggtctaaaaaattaagcaaaaaaaaaaaaaaaaaggaataaaagaaatgaCACTAAAATCATATAAGCATGCATCAATTAATACAGTGCTTTTTATATGTAAGATGGACAtataacatttttataaattaagttaaaggaagttcttttttaaatgaaaattttgtccCTTTTTATGGACATGGGAATATTTTCAAGCCATGAttaatgagaaaacaaaatgaacaaTCATGTGTTGGGCCAAGTTCGCATTTAGGTCAAGTCATGggttttctaattttatttcggCCGAAAACCTATTTTTCGATCGAGTCAGGAGGTGGTTTAGTTTAATGGGTAGGAGGCCCACTAGCACTCGAGAGGCGTGATATATATTGAACTAACTCCAGTCGAATTACCGAACTTATTCCGCCCAATAATTAGCCTGACTCTTCCTACAAtaagcttttttcttttatttcctttctttctctcatttttctatcttctcttttatttcctctcatttttctatcttctttctcttttaagcatttctttcaaccaaaaattgtGAGTGTTGCGTATTTTGATTTAAAACTCCATCATATGGATGTTAAGACAACATTTTAATCCTATGATTACtatgtttatttattgaaaaatgattttaatgTTGGTTACAACTTTGATCCTGTCTCTTTCAATCAAGCCCTAGCAAGTCCTGAATCAAGTAAGTGGCTTGAAGTTATAGAAGACAAGATACAGTCTACGGAACATAATGGTGTTTGGGAACTTGTTGAAATTCCTTCATATGCGAAACTGATTGATTGTAAATGGATTTTTATGGCCCGTTTGGTATACGGAATAGATTTCTAgaatgaaataaatattattttgtttggttgcaCACTATTCCTAagatatgatttttgtttatgttctttCTCTGTGAATTGAATTTGTTCTTAAACTTATTCATTTGAATCCCTATTCCAATTTGCATTGCTAGTGAATCATGTTTTGGTTGAATAGAAGTATTCATTCAATTTTAGTTGATGTTGCTTCTCTGACATTGGGGTTCATTCAATAGAGGCATTCATTCATTCCACTTTGAAACTAGCTTGTCTGGCATTGCTtgccccaaaagaaaaaagcttttgGAGGTTATGAAAGATTGCGGTTATGTTAAAAGCGGAACAAAGTACGggataaaaataactatttcattctaCCATCTTTCATTCTTAGTaatagttatttattttcttaatgaaaTAATCATCGTGTGTACCAAACATAACCTTAGACTAAAATAGATTCGAAGGAAAAAGGTTAACCGCATAAAGCAATATTGGTAACAAAAAGGCATTGACTAATTTGAAGAAATGTACATATGGGCTCGCATTCAAACAAGCATACAcgctcaaaataataataataataataataataataataataataataataataataataataataaaataaaggtgtagtggtatttaaaatttgatgaaGTTGTGAcatcttttggttttgttgaaAACACAATGGACTAATGCATCTATCTCAACATTAGTGTAtgaaaattcatttttcttatgTTGTGTATTGATAAAACTGTTGAAATGAAAGATGTTGGAGAAACATCTTTTGTACTTGGTATTGAGATACATCATGATAGGGCACGTGATATTAGACATTTCTTGGACAATTACCAATTGTAGAACTTGATGATGACATCGGCAGACACATGTtcatctatttcttttctttgatccTTTCACTTTGTGGATGTTTGTTCTTCTGAATTCTAATTATTCACTTctgattgttaaaaaaaaaaaaaaaaaaattgtaaccaTTTTGTCTTCTaatcataaaaaacaaaaccattttacatttacaaaatttaaaaacaaaaacccttttATGAAACTAAAGAAGCTTTTTTAGTCAAATCGAAAATACTTtagtttgactattattttttatcgcaccaaatatcaaaaattatagaaaatagttttttaaaaaaacttctgGTTGAAAGAAACGGTACCTTAATATAGTTGTTGTCACTTTAGTACTTTACACAACTAGAGCAAAAGGACCAACAGGCAAAAGCTGTGTTTGATtagttggtacagtttccggtacggtgacgtgttgccttgtgattcgttgccttccttaatcttcgctctcctcgtaatctgcaaaataataaacggctcgtcggactatgggggtgccaaccggacccccactccgatgcctaagtcagttcaaattatttattttctggagagtatcaataatctcagagtTTAGAGAATCTGCTTGTGTCCTTTTTAATACCTGACgcagtagtcttatttatagactcacagttcGCAGTTATCAAACTactggagtgcttggagcataatctaattaggagtctgagtcctagatcatatagtctttaatcttatcttcatagaattcaaattgagtagtagagtccaaactggatatgacactctctttagctaatgtcattctattaggtaccttatcccatatttgatgggatagaagcctattttgatatattctgaatatccgtctttttggagataacgaatggtcttgtacttaggtctggtctggccgggccaacccgatgggctcggcctcCGATattaccttaggcccacatgtctttggtgctaattatttctccaacagttacccccctaattctcttatttgaatttagaatataagagaattaagtacctcaattttctaaatctggatcttccataataTGTATCTAATTTCTGagtctggatcttccataaccTGTATccaatttctgaatctggatcaTCCATAACCTGTATCTAacaattgccgcctctttcaaagtaattatgacaaATAATGCCTTGAATCTTTGGATTGGAGTGGTGTCCGACCTGATGGATGCCAATTTAATTCTTGGACACTTGTGATCTGTCggagtactaatagcaactaccataaatatcttctacataagtgcctctacataatattgtcggtcgggccaaagttgtgaagatgatcttctactctcggtaggagatggatcggactaatgtagttgatttcaccaagattgtggtgaaatgccactttGAGAGAACACTTTGCATACAACTTTCCTGATatcaaggttctgtctgacaAAAAAGGGTAAACCGTTTGAAGAAAAAGGTTTAATatacccgaagcttcttcatcggtagtgcttcatagaccgcttccacaaaatCTCTCTTGGCGGCTTTAGAGGCTCGGATtagcgctgaggctttggttgtaCGAGACTTACaacgactaggggcttctggtggtccgaggttttgtgcttggcgtaccgaatcttctaatctgaataccatctagcttggtctctcctatgaatatatttattttcgaactttgtaatgtttgaattctttgttatggaaaaaca contains these protein-coding regions:
- the LOC133876293 gene encoding F-box protein At1g55000-like, yielding MNQAQAKPEPVRKRLYSFTTLLREVMEIKSLNNMIYSKERLLIPISNPDILVNGTCYMELDSYAKREVAVLYLEGGPDRKSSHLLKKMTSEQGKRMVLDSLERSMQVDDGTAQYYLSISNGDPLAALPEFSEDLRWERQEGLA